One part of the archaeon CG10_big_fil_rev_8_21_14_0_10_43_11 genome encodes these proteins:
- a CDS encoding ribosome biogenesis/translation initiation ATPase RLI: protein MRIAIVDPEICTPDKCSFECHNFCPKVRAGAKETVQLKDNLSVIDEELCIGCGICAAKCPFGAIKIINLPEMKENPLHQYGQNAFRVFNFPQPKRGSVVGLLGPNGIGKTTILHVLNGTIRPNLGKEEATDQDIFQRFRGTETQNYFKTLFATGLKVAYKPQYVDDIPKVFKGNVQELLKNVDERGAFEEVTKSMDITPILNSNIAHISGGELQKVAIAATLLKDADYYFFDEPTSFLDVKERLRIATLIRERADKGKGVFVVEHDLVVLDYLADIVHIMYGTPGVYGVVSTPLSTKDGINTYLKGYLRTENIRFRDYEIKFMTKPATKSVQKHTLLAWDDGEKHFDLFSLTITSGTAHEEEVIGIVGANGTGKTTFVNILAGEIKADKGNFDKKARVSYKPQHLPRDEQNVFSFLSSHIKLNSSSFKTINQHLNIERLYERTISQLSGGELQQVHIALTLCADADVYLLDEPSAYLDVEQRINVAKAIKSVLQLNAKTAFIVDHDLLFLHYLSDKAMAFLGEPGRKTKTHGPSPVADAMNAFLAQVGITFRQEDTTKRPRANKLDSVKDREQKKSGHYFID from the coding sequence ATGCGCATTGCAATTGTTGACCCAGAAATCTGCACGCCTGATAAGTGTAGTTTTGAGTGTCATAACTTCTGCCCTAAAGTTCGCGCAGGTGCAAAAGAAACGGTTCAACTCAAAGACAACCTCTCGGTTATTGACGAAGAACTTTGCATTGGTTGCGGAATTTGCGCAGCAAAATGCCCTTTTGGCGCTATCAAAATCATTAACCTGCCTGAAATGAAAGAAAACCCGCTTCACCAGTATGGGCAAAATGCGTTTCGCGTCTTTAACTTCCCCCAACCAAAACGCGGAAGCGTTGTTGGACTGCTTGGACCAAATGGTATTGGAAAAACCACGATTCTTCATGTTCTAAACGGAACGATTCGGCCCAATCTTGGAAAAGAAGAAGCAACTGACCAGGACATATTTCAACGATTTAGAGGAACAGAAACGCAAAATTACTTCAAAACACTATTTGCTACGGGCCTTAAGGTAGCATACAAACCCCAATATGTTGATGATATTCCAAAAGTGTTCAAAGGAAACGTTCAAGAGCTGCTCAAAAATGTTGATGAGCGCGGCGCGTTTGAAGAGGTCACCAAAAGCATGGATATTACCCCTATTCTTAATTCAAATATTGCCCATATCAGCGGCGGAGAACTCCAAAAAGTGGCAATAGCAGCAACACTACTTAAGGACGCAGACTACTACTTTTTTGATGAACCAACCTCGTTTTTGGACGTGAAAGAACGACTTCGCATTGCAACCCTTATCCGTGAACGTGCTGACAAAGGTAAAGGTGTGTTTGTTGTAGAACACGACCTTGTCGTGCTCGACTACCTTGCTGACATTGTGCACATTATGTATGGAACACCCGGCGTCTATGGTGTAGTAAGCACGCCTCTTAGCACAAAAGATGGTATCAACACCTACCTGAAAGGCTATTTGCGCACAGAAAACATTCGTTTTAGAGATTATGAAATCAAATTCATGACAAAGCCTGCAACAAAATCAGTGCAAAAACACACCCTGCTTGCATGGGATGATGGTGAAAAACACTTTGACTTGTTTTCGCTTACAATCACATCAGGCACAGCGCACGAGGAAGAAGTGATCGGCATTGTTGGCGCAAACGGAACGGGAAAAACCACCTTTGTAAACATTCTTGCAGGAGAGATAAAAGCAGACAAAGGCAATTTTGACAAAAAAGCACGCGTAAGCTACAAACCCCAGCACCTCCCTCGTGATGAACAAAATGTGTTTTCTTTTCTTTCATCACATATTAAGCTTAACAGTTCATCTTTTAAAACAATCAATCAACACCTTAACATTGAGCGGCTCTATGAGCGAACTATTTCACAACTAAGTGGCGGAGAACTCCAACAAGTCCATATTGCGCTCACCCTTTGTGCTGATGCTGACGTGTACTTGCTTGATGAGCCAAGCGCATATCTGGATGTTGAGCAGCGCATCAACGTAGCGAAAGCAATCAAAAGCGTGTTACAACTCAATGCAAAAACTGCATTCATTGTTGACCATGACCTTTTATTTCTCCATTATCTAAGTGATAAGGCAATGGCGTTTTTAGGCGAGCCCGGGCGAAAAACAAAAACGCATGGGCCCTCACCTGTTGCTGATGCCATGAACGCGTTTCTTGCACAAGTTGGCATTACGTTTAGACAAGAGGACACAACAAAACGGCCGCGCGCAAACAAGCTTGATAGCGTCAAAGACCGCGAACAAAAAAAATCAGGACACTACTTTATTGACTAA
- the dapF gene encoding diaminopimelate epimerase — protein sequence MNATVSAEDEPPDIPFTKMQGCGNDFIILELNTDHYANLHKLCDRHFGIGADQVLLIQPSDVADAKMVVLERDGSQSDMCGNGIRCVARYLIERKGFGPNVRIETRAGIKEVLRVEDLFQVDMGAPRNVFSFTFHFEGHEYDCVFVNSGEPHVVMFVPDVDQFNLHACAAHIRTLQNLPETRVNVNLVHVVNETMIRIRTFERGVEAETLSCGTGATACTIAAVIARNMQNTLTVITRGGPLVVDCTQNPILLGPADIVFDGVIKKDRSACNVPLIVFE from the coding sequence ATGAATGCCACGGTATCCGCTGAAGATGAGCCTCCCGATATCCCGTTCACAAAAATGCAAGGATGCGGAAATGATTTTATCATTCTTGAATTGAATACCGACCACTATGCAAACCTGCATAAATTATGCGACCGACACTTTGGCATTGGTGCAGACCAAGTTCTCCTTATTCAGCCATCAGATGTTGCTGACGCAAAAATGGTCGTGCTTGAACGCGACGGCTCCCAGTCTGACATGTGCGGAAACGGGATTCGCTGCGTTGCACGCTACCTTATCGAAAGAAAAGGTTTTGGACCAAATGTGCGTATTGAAACCAGAGCAGGCATCAAAGAAGTGTTACGCGTAGAAGACCTTTTTCAAGTTGATATGGGTGCGCCACGCAACGTGTTTTCATTTACCTTTCACTTTGAAGGACATGAATATGATTGCGTGTTTGTTAACAGCGGAGAACCGCACGTGGTCATGTTTGTGCCTGATGTAGACCAATTCAACCTTCATGCGTGCGCTGCGCATATTCGCACACTTCAAAACCTGCCTGAGACACGCGTGAACGTGAACTTGGTACATGTTGTTAATGAGACTATGATTCGTATCAGAACCTTTGAACGCGGTGTTGAAGCAGAAACACTCTCATGCGGAACAGGTGCCACTGCGTGCACAATTGCAGCAGTTATCGCACGAAACATGCAAAACACGCTTACGGTCATAACAAGGGGCGGACCTCTTGTAGTTGATTGCACGCAAAATCCTATTCTTCTTGGACCTGCAGACATTGTTTTTGATGGCGTTATAAAAAAAGATCGGAGCGCGTGCAACGTGCCACTAATAGTATTTGAATAA
- a CDS encoding NADPH:quinone reductase, which translates to MKKVLIIIGHPQHESFSHTLARAYKKGAQSAHASVRIIDVRTLEFDPVLWEGYGGTQVFEHDLEAAQAHITWADHIVFVYPTWWGGLPALLKGFVERVFLPGFAFKYEKGSGHKELLARKSARIITTAYEAVNWVEKMRANGHKVFKYDVLEFCGMKPVHMSYIAPEGKPESDMRAYWQKHVERLGAKLA; encoded by the coding sequence ATGAAGAAAGTGCTTATTATTATTGGCCATCCCCAGCATGAGAGTTTTTCTCACACGCTTGCGCGCGCGTATAAAAAAGGAGCGCAAAGCGCGCACGCATCGGTGCGCATCATTGATGTGCGAACGCTTGAATTTGACCCGGTCTTATGGGAAGGTTATGGCGGTACGCAAGTGTTTGAACATGATTTGGAAGCAGCACAAGCACACATCACCTGGGCTGACCACATTGTGTTTGTCTACCCAACGTGGTGGGGTGGTTTGCCTGCTCTTTTGAAGGGTTTTGTTGAGCGCGTTTTCTTGCCGGGTTTTGCATTCAAATATGAGAAAGGCAGCGGGCATAAAGAATTGCTTGCCAGAAAAAGTGCGCGCATTATCACAACCGCGTACGAAGCCGTAAACTGGGTTGAGAAGATGCGTGCAAATGGGCATAAAGTCTTCAAATATGACGTGCTCGAGTTTTGCGGTATGAAACCAGTGCATATGAGTTATATCGCGCCTGAAGGAAAGCCGGAGAGTGATATGCGCGCGTATTGGCAAAAACATGTGGAACGATTGGGCGCAAAGCTTGCATAA
- a CDS encoding 50S ribosomal protein L35ae — protein sequence MTDKKVAKQSARILNYRQGRRTQTPNQIILNIGAKSKEDANKYLGRKVVYTTSSGKELHGVITRVHGNSGAVIARFSKGLPGQALGKDVALFS from the coding sequence ATGACAGACAAAAAAGTAGCAAAACAAAGCGCACGAATACTTAATTACCGTCAAGGTCGAAGAACCCAAACCCCAAACCAAATCATTCTCAATATTGGGGCAAAAAGCAAAGAAGACGCAAACAAATACCTAGGCAGAAAAGTCGTGTACACCACATCAAGCGGAAAAGAACTCCACGGCGTTATTACCCGTGTGCACGGAAATTCTGGCGCAGTTATTGCTCGATTTTCAAAAGGTCTTCCAGGACAAGCACTTGGCAAAGATGTAGCACTTTTTAGCTAA
- a CDS encoding haloacid dehalogenase yields the protein MHRLALFDIDQTLLQCSAHHADAFSFAFKTVYNIETNINTISSHGMTDQQIIIEVLTKKGLCLDEITQKLGACMDAMSSYFESLQDELTVVSMPGSRDLLDMLVSHAFDRGLVTGNLERIAHTKLERAGMRAYFKAGGFGSDGLLRENLIRIALARLKKTYDATFLFGDTPSDIAAANHAGVISIGVATGDYSVKDLREAGAVYVVKNLVNTRQILNLLLSHNNP from the coding sequence ATGCATAGACTTGCATTATTTGATATAGACCAAACCTTGTTGCAATGCTCAGCACACCACGCTGACGCATTTTCCTTTGCATTTAAAACCGTGTACAACATTGAAACAAACATTAACACGATTTCTTCTCATGGCATGACTGACCAGCAAATCATTATTGAAGTGCTCACTAAAAAGGGTCTTTGCCTTGATGAGATTACGCAAAAACTTGGCGCGTGCATGGATGCTATGTCCTCCTATTTTGAATCGCTACAAGACGAGCTTACTGTGGTTTCTATGCCTGGTTCTCGTGACCTGCTTGATATGCTTGTTTCTCACGCGTTTGACCGGGGTCTTGTTACGGGAAATCTTGAACGTATAGCTCATACAAAACTTGAGCGTGCAGGCATGCGCGCGTATTTTAAAGCGGGCGGATTTGGCAGTGATGGGCTGCTGCGAGAAAACCTGATAAGAATTGCACTTGCGCGACTCAAAAAAACGTATGATGCAACCTTCTTGTTTGGCGACACGCCAAGTGACATTGCTGCTGCAAACCATGCAGGCGTTATAAGCATTGGCGTTGCTACTGGTGATTATTCAGTGAAGGATTTGCGCGAAGCAGGAGCTGTTTATGTTGTTAAAAATCTTGTAAACACGCGCCAGATTCTAAACCTTCTTCTTTCTCACAATAACCCTTAA
- a CDS encoding ribonuclease yields the protein MIELVFLGTSSAVPTKERNHAAIHLTKEGTRVLFDCGEATQRQLTRAGLLGTKIDYILISHWHADHSAGLYPLLRSMQMNERKKTLTIIGFTSTKHKLSLLEDVFGKVGGFPIKIIEVDAHAPTNVVNTKDFEIWCAKTRHSPTSLAFSFVEKDKIKINVDYTKKFGLSKHPLLGKLQKGENIEYKGKKILAKDATWVQSGKRVVYTGDARFTNSLAAFCEGADVLISEATFSQLDTLERDKKEKNHMTTHEAAELAKLAGVGVLYITHFSKKYARIKPLEKECREIFKKCVAAYDFLKVDV from the coding sequence ATGATTGAATTAGTATTTCTTGGCACGAGTTCTGCAGTGCCAACAAAAGAGCGGAACCATGCAGCAATTCATCTCACAAAAGAGGGCACGCGCGTCTTGTTTGATTGTGGTGAAGCAACGCAGCGCCAGCTCACACGTGCAGGCTTGCTTGGTACCAAAATTGATTATATTCTCATATCTCACTGGCATGCAGACCATAGCGCCGGTTTGTATCCGTTATTGCGCTCTATGCAGATGAACGAGCGAAAAAAAACATTGACCATTATTGGTTTTACCAGCACAAAACATAAACTGTCCCTTCTTGAAGACGTGTTTGGAAAAGTGGGCGGGTTTCCTATCAAAATAATTGAAGTTGATGCGCATGCACCAACAAACGTCGTGAACACTAAGGATTTTGAGATTTGGTGTGCTAAAACACGCCACTCACCAACTAGTCTTGCCTTTAGCTTTGTTGAAAAGGACAAAATCAAGATTAATGTTGACTACACAAAAAAATTTGGTCTCTCCAAGCATCCTCTTCTTGGCAAACTCCAAAAAGGAGAGAATATTGAATACAAAGGAAAAAAGATTTTAGCAAAAGACGCAACATGGGTGCAGAGCGGGAAGCGGGTTGTGTACACGGGTGACGCGCGATTTACAAACTCGCTTGCTGCTTTTTGTGAGGGAGCTGATGTTTTGATTAGTGAGGCAACGTTTTCTCAGCTTGACACGCTTGAGCGTGACAAAAAAGAGAAGAATCATATGACCACGCATGAAGCTGCTGAACTTGCAAAACTTGCTGGAGTGGGCGTGCTCTACATCACGCATTTTTCAAAAAAGTATGCGCGCATAAAGCCACTTGAAAAGGAGTGTCGTGAGATTTTTAAGAAATGCGTTGCTGCCTACGATTTTTTGAAAGTTGACGTGTAG
- a CDS encoding GNAT family N-acetyltransferase has protein sequence MKLILYDNTKIVAHAYLYLLYNDLHAQPFGLMEDVFVEEPYRGKGIGSKLVEELITEARAQHCYKLICTIRHEKPRVHELYKRLGFFEQGLEFRINF, from the coding sequence ATGAAGCTTATCCTGTATGATAACACAAAAATTGTTGCTCACGCATATTTGTACTTGCTTTACAATGATTTACACGCGCAGCCGTTTGGATTAATGGAAGATGTCTTTGTAGAAGAACCATATCGCGGCAAAGGTATTGGTTCAAAACTTGTTGAAGAACTTATAACTGAAGCGCGCGCGCAACATTGTTACAAACTCATTTGCACAATTCGCCACGAAAAACCACGCGTGCACGAACTTTACAAACGATTAGGTTTTTTTGAGCAGGGTCTTGAATTTAGAATAAATTTTTGA
- the albA gene encoding DNA-binding protein Alba, whose protein sequence is MAASKKTSEKKSADNIIYIGIKPFMNYVTAAMLQFNGGAEIITLKARGKNISRAVDVTEVLRNRFMNDVKINAITIGSEKLTSREGKNTNVSIIEIALTK, encoded by the coding sequence ATGGCAGCAAGTAAGAAAACAAGCGAGAAAAAGAGCGCTGACAACATTATCTACATTGGTATAAAACCCTTTATGAATTATGTAACTGCAGCAATGCTTCAGTTTAATGGTGGTGCAGAAATCATCACGCTCAAAGCGCGGGGAAAAAACATTTCACGCGCAGTTGATGTGACTGAAGTGCTTCGAAACCGATTTATGAATGATGTAAAAATCAACGCCATTACTATTGGGTCAGAAAAGTTAACCTCGCGCGAAGGCAAGAATACAAACGTTTCAATTATTGAAATTGCACTTACCAAGTAA
- a CDS encoding glycoside hydrolase family 15 codes for MHTQLHILAGLQAQSGLFLASHHHVNTGYNKAWIRDTVYATLAFEQCSPERVQKAYHALFDVFLKHEYKIDFAILDKPEYSWQYIHARYHPDTFDEFHEEWGNKQNDAIGAFLFKVGELEKKGLKIIRAKHDERILQKLVYYLQSIKYWQDADNGMWEEYEEVHASSIGACLAGLEMIKDLVHVPEHLLTQGRKALDMLLPRESASKQTDLALLSLIYPYTIVSEKQAQAILDNVENHLVRDNGVIRYVGDQYYNTGSEAEWHFGLSWLALIYAQRGNTQKAQHYFARAKQTLKEDSAPELYLSNGQPNENTPLAWSQSMFLTAFDYSAG; via the coding sequence ATGCACACGCAGTTACACATATTAGCGGGCTTGCAAGCTCAGTCAGGCTTGTTTTTGGCATCACACCACCACGTGAACACGGGGTATAATAAGGCCTGGATTCGAGATACTGTTTATGCTACTCTTGCATTTGAACAATGTTCTCCTGAGCGCGTGCAAAAAGCCTATCACGCCTTGTTTGATGTGTTTTTAAAACATGAATACAAAATTGATTTTGCTATTCTTGACAAGCCGGAATACTCGTGGCAATACATTCATGCACGATACCATCCAGACACGTTTGACGAATTTCATGAGGAATGGGGCAACAAACAAAACGATGCAATTGGCGCCTTTCTCTTTAAAGTGGGCGAATTAGAGAAAAAAGGTCTCAAAATTATTCGCGCAAAACATGATGAGCGCATCTTACAAAAACTCGTATATTACTTGCAGAGCATAAAATACTGGCAGGACGCCGATAATGGCATGTGGGAAGAATATGAAGAAGTCCACGCATCCTCTATTGGCGCGTGTCTTGCAGGACTTGAAATGATAAAAGACCTAGTGCACGTTCCAGAACATTTACTCACTCAAGGAAGAAAAGCACTTGATATGCTTTTGCCAAGAGAGTCAGCAAGTAAGCAAACAGACCTTGCTCTCTTGAGCCTTATCTACCCGTACACTATTGTTTCAGAAAAACAAGCGCAAGCAATTCTTGACAATGTTGAGAACCACTTAGTACGGGACAATGGCGTTATCCGCTATGTTGGCGACCAATACTATAATACGGGTTCTGAAGCAGAGTGGCATTTTGGCTTGTCATGGCTTGCGCTTATTTACGCACAGCGCGGTAACACGCAAAAAGCACAGCACTATTTTGCGCGCGCAAAACAAACACTCAAAGAAGACAGCGCGCCCGAACTCTACCTTTCAAACGGGCAGCCAAATGAGAACACTCCGCTTGCATGGAGCCAAAGCATGTTTCTTACCGCCTTTGACTATAGCGCGGGTTGA
- the thyA gene encoding thymidylate synthase, which produces MACFGMENYHTVSLEILSHGGYTKNRTGVDTITLFRPDKYKKFDLQKGFPLLTTKKMDGPLWKSLVSELVWYISGKTSIKEFNKHSGIWKAWDLGGEDVGAAYPWQLRQYEGVDFKTKQVIKIDQLKNLVEGIKQSPQSRRHIISYWNPAQVRQGIDVGLPACHAFYNFHVQDGKLSLSMTQRSCDMFLGVPFNIAHSALLTHLIARETGLGVGHFAHTLVNAHFYCGAGEHGEFYKQNIGTIQTKLGAVQSQEDYLGIKDFIESNAPAEKEGLQQDHVTGILEQLAREPYTLPVLDLSNLATGLFDLTFDDVAKIKLKEYQSHPRIKRDIAV; this is translated from the coding sequence ATGGCATGTTTTGGGATGGAAAATTATCATACGGTTTCATTAGAAATTCTCTCACACGGAGGGTACACAAAAAACAGAACGGGCGTGGACACTATCACCCTCTTTCGACCTGATAAATACAAAAAATTTGACCTGCAAAAAGGCTTTCCGCTTCTTACAACAAAGAAAATGGACGGGCCGTTATGGAAGTCACTTGTAAGCGAATTAGTATGGTATATTTCAGGCAAGACAAGTATTAAGGAATTTAACAAACATAGCGGAATTTGGAAGGCGTGGGATCTTGGTGGAGAGGATGTGGGCGCTGCGTATCCTTGGCAATTAAGACAGTATGAGGGCGTTGATTTCAAAACAAAACAAGTAATTAAAATCGACCAGCTCAAAAATCTTGTTGAAGGAATCAAGCAAAGCCCGCAAAGCAGACGCCACATTATTAGTTATTGGAATCCTGCACAAGTTCGCCAAGGAATTGATGTTGGGCTTCCAGCATGCCATGCATTTTATAATTTCCATGTGCAGGATGGCAAGCTGAGTTTGTCAATGACACAGCGTTCATGTGACATGTTTTTGGGGGTTCCGTTCAACATTGCGCATTCCGCACTTCTTACTCACCTTATTGCGCGTGAAACAGGTTTGGGTGTTGGACACTTTGCGCACACACTTGTGAACGCGCATTTTTATTGTGGCGCAGGCGAACATGGCGAGTTTTATAAGCAGAATATTGGCACAATCCAAACAAAACTTGGAGCAGTTCAAAGTCAAGAAGACTATTTAGGGATAAAAGATTTTATTGAATCAAACGCGCCTGCAGAGAAAGAGGGATTACAGCAAGACCATGTGACGGGTATTCTTGAGCAACTTGCACGAGAGCCATACACGCTTCCAGTGCTTGATTTAAGCAACCTTGCCACGGGCTTGTTTGACTTAACTTTTGATGATGTAGCAAAAATAAAGCTCAAAGAGTATCAGTCACATCCTCGAATAAAACGTGATATTGCCGTATGA
- a CDS encoding dUTP diphosphatase yields MELKIFREDKTLPLPQYQTSGSSGFDLHSAEEITIKPGEFRGVCTGMRFAIPHGFEGQVRPRSGLALKKGISVVNTPGTLDSDYRGLLYVILINHGKDNFFIKKGDRIAQMVINKVEFPRLVDAKSLDTTERGEGGFGSTGT; encoded by the coding sequence ATGGAGCTTAAAATTTTTCGCGAAGATAAAACACTTCCCCTCCCCCAATATCAAACCTCTGGCAGCTCTGGTTTTGATTTGCACTCAGCAGAAGAGATAACAATCAAGCCAGGAGAATTTAGAGGGGTATGTACGGGAATGCGTTTTGCCATCCCGCACGGTTTTGAAGGACAAGTCAGGCCACGAAGCGGTCTTGCACTCAAAAAAGGCATCAGTGTTGTAAATACGCCGGGTACGCTTGATTCAGACTATCGCGGGTTGCTTTATGTTATTCTTATCAATCATGGTAAGGACAATTTTTTCATTAAAAAAGGAGACCGCATTGCGCAAATGGTCATAAACAAAGTTGAATTTCCACGACTCGTTGATGCAAAATCACTAGACACCACTGAACGCGGCGAAGGCGGTTTTGGAAGCACAGGTACCTAA
- a CDS encoding 30S ribosomal protein S17e, translating to MGRVKPVIIKNKGKKLFMQDPERFSADFAKNKEALKDVAFIPSKRLRNRVAGHITRLKKTVKEWEVA from the coding sequence ATGGGCCGAGTAAAACCAGTAATTATCAAAAACAAGGGAAAAAAACTGTTCATGCAGGATCCTGAACGTTTTAGCGCGGACTTTGCAAAAAACAAAGAAGCCCTCAAAGATGTCGCATTCATCCCCTCAAAACGACTTCGAAACCGAGTAGCAGGACACATCACGCGACTCAAGAAGACCGTTAAAGAGTGGGAGGTGGCATAA